A segment of the Phalacrocorax aristotelis chromosome 5, bGulAri2.1, whole genome shotgun sequence genome:
ACCCTGTCCAGCACTGAGTCCCCAGGGCTCCctgcctgggtgctgggggaccCCCATGCCCACCCATGAGCCAGCCCATGACTGGCACCGACGACCCACGCAGTTAAGGACCCCCAGGAGCCCTGAtcaggagggatggagaagcAATACAGGATCTTCATAGAAAAGTTCTTGGGTGCGCTGGGGCAGGCACCCCAACGCCTGGCACACAGGGTGGCAGGAGGGACCCCAGCAGGGTCCCAGCCCCCTCTTCAGTCCCTCTGCCCCACTCCGGTGCCAGCGCCGGTTGCCCAAGCTGGGGCGGAAACGTCCCAGTTGTGTAAGGGACAGGTTCCCATCCCTTTGCACAATGATGTCCTGGCACTACAGCACCAgggcggggcagggggtgccctgGTTGCTGGCACCCTTCAGGCAGAGGTCACAGGGCTGGTTTGGTGTCAGCGAGGGGCTATCCAGGGATCTTGCAGTGATTTGCTCCACTGGAGCTTGGATTGGGGTTGGGAAGGGGGTGGCTTTGTCCCCAGGTGGGACAGACATGGCACAGAGACACCAGGGAAGTGCCAGGACTTGGccgggcagctgcagggagtcagacctGGGTTTGGGTCCCCTCTGGGGACACACAGGATGCCAAACCCTCTGCAACAGCCTTTTCGGCAACAGCCCTTCCCTGGCCTGGAAGAGGGGTTACCCACACCTCGCCGGGCTCAGCTGGCACTGTTGCTTTGGCACTGAGGTGGGGAGCCCAGGACCCATCATCCCTGGAGACGTGCCCTGGCCCTATCCTGCCATATCCTTCCCTGTGGCAAAGAGGAGACAGACCTGGGTGACCACCCCACCAACTGCTTTATTGCCTGATGGCTGTCGGCCACGAACACCATCCCCTCAGCAGGGTCGCAGGGTCCCCAAAGTCACGGGCTCTGTCCCAAAGAGCAGGGAGGGTGGGCGGTGCTTGGCATCGCTCCCCTGGCAAAGGGGTCCTACCCCCTCACCGGCCAAGCCCCCTTCCAGTCAGGGCTCAGCATCCAGTGGGGGCCCTGCCCATCCTCATGGCATCGTCACCTGCATCCCAGGGGACTGGGTGAGGATGCTAGGCTGTGTGAGGTGCTGGGACCTGCTGGAAGCTGTGAGGGTCAGGTCCCAGCAGGGCTTAGAGGGTGGTGGAGGTGTTGCCGGAGGTGGAGGTGTAGGAGGCACGGCCGTAGCGGGCCACAGCATCCCTGCTGATGAGCCCACGCTGTGCCAGGATCTTGAGGAAGCTGTTGCGAAACTTCTGCCCAATGAAGGCATAAATAATGGGGTTGATGCAGCTGTGGGCAAAGCCCAGGACCTGCGTGACAGAGAGGGCCGTGTCAATGCGATTCCTCCTCTCGCAGGTCTCAGCAATGGCCCGCGTCCTCATGAGGGTGTCGCTCACCAATGTGATGTTGTAGGGCAGCCAGCAGATGAGGAAGACCAGCACCACGGCAAAGATTACCTTCATGGCCCGCTGCTTCTGGGAATTTTTGGTCTGTAGGAGGGTGTGGATGGTGACGCCATAGCAGAAGAGCATCACCAGGAGGGGCAGGGCGAAGCCAAAGGTCTGTGGCAGGATCCGCAGCACCACCCGCCACTTGGCTGTGTCCTCGCCACCAATGCGCTCATAGCACACGGTGCCATTGCTGGGTGAAGGGAAAGCCTCACGGaagagcagcacaggcagggagagcagcacagagaagaCCCAGATGCCCAAGCAGACAAACTTCACCCAGTGCCTCTTCTCAGTGGCGGCCCGGGTGGCGTAGACGATGGCCAGGTAGCGGTCCACGCTGATGCAGGCCAGCAGCAGGATGCCACTATAGAAGTTggcctcctgcagcagggagacagCTTTGCACATCACCGTGCCAAAGACCCACTCATGGGCTCTGTAGGCGGCCCAGAGTGGCAGGCTGAGGGCAAAGAGCAGGTCGGCCACGGCCAGGTTGAGCAGGTAGACGTCAGTGACGGAGCGGTTGGTGTGACTGGAAGtcaccaccagcaccaccaaCCCATTCCCCACTACACTGAGGATGAAGACAAGGCAGTAGATCACCACCACCAGGTACTTGTTGAGGAAGGAGCTGTCAGGCCGGCATGGGGCGGAGGAGATAGCGGTATCAGGCATGGCTGTGCTGTAGTCATAGGTGTAGTTGGAAAAGAAGTTGGAGAAATCCCCATTGAAGGAGAAGGACTCCATTTTGCCTGTGGAGCACAAAGCAGCATGagtgtggggtgggagggtaGGGTGGGCCAGGGGTGACAGTGTCTCTGGGTCCCCTGGCATCTCCTTTGCCCCCAGGTCCCCTCCTAGCCAGTGGGCAGCCCCCTTCCATTGCTCCACTATATCCATGCTGTGCCAGGTAATGGGCAGTGCTGCAGGTGGACACTGTCCCTTGTATGTCCCCTTATACAACATCCCCAACACCCCTCAGTCTGCTCCACTTCACCCCAGCTCTGTCTCTTCCCTGTCCCCCATGGAGGAAGGGGTTCCCCCACAGACCAACCACCTCTTCTCAGGTTGGGGGCTCCCCCATCAATGCAGCATCACGTCCCTCCAGGAGACACCTGGcccctccagcatccctgggTCCCCCTGGTTTCTGTGGGTCCTTCAAAAGTCTATGAGCTCTTTGGGCATCTCAGGGTCCCTCAGGCACCTCCAAAGTCCTTTGAGCACCTCTGGATCCAGCATCTCCATCTCCGTCCCCTCAAGCACCGCTGCTTGGAGCTGcccctcctgccaccccagCCAGTGGCAAGGCTGTGGTCACTGTGCCCAGGACAGGCAGCACTCAGGAAGGTCTGAAGGTGGTTCCAtgcctttcttccccctccccggtCCTGTCCCTGTGCGAGTGGTTTCACCCCACGTCAGAAAGATGCACTGCATCTTGCAGGCAGCTTTGGCAATATTTCACGAGTCTGGTTTTCCTGTTGCTCAGCTGGGCAATGCCAGgcatccccatgtcccccatgCTCAACCGCAATGGGGAAATGACAGGTGGCAGCCACTCATCCTGTCTCCTCACATGCAGGACACCCTGCTCTACCCCTGCCTCCCTGATGATCATTGGGTTTCAACCTTCCCCCAGTATGGATCCAGACTCTCGTTTCACTCCAGTTTcacccctctgc
Coding sequences within it:
- the LOC142057329 gene encoding C-X-C chemokine receptor type 2-like — encoded protein: MESFSFNGDFSNFFSNYTYDYSTAMPDTAISSAPCRPDSSFLNKYLVVVIYCLVFILSVVGNGLVVLVVTSSHTNRSVTDVYLLNLAVADLLFALSLPLWAAYRAHEWVFGTVMCKAVSLLQEANFYSGILLLACISVDRYLAIVYATRAATEKRHWVKFVCLGIWVFSVLLSLPVLLFREAFPSPSNGTVCYERIGGEDTAKWRVVLRILPQTFGFALPLLVMLFCYGVTIHTLLQTKNSQKQRAMKVIFAVVLVFLICWLPYNITLVSDTLMRTRAIAETCERRNRIDTALSVTQVLGFAHSCINPIIYAFIGQKFRNSFLKILAQRGLISRDAVARYGRASYTSTSGNTSTTL